A genomic region of Trifolium pratense cultivar HEN17-A07 linkage group LG3, ARS_RC_1.1, whole genome shotgun sequence contains the following coding sequences:
- the LOC123915314 gene encoding ETHYLENE INSENSITIVE 3-like 2 protein yields the protein MDPKVDKGFVTGPSKGGASNNAKGKGKEKEEGSEEKDLSIEEVEEMICKHKKHLRMLKYKRRRGECSKSTRNSLDQLEQLKLKLNRKTMFRAQDGVLRYILKMMESCDARGFVYGIVLKDGKTISGSSESLRAWWKEEVRFDKNASLAILKYDEKNGNSFVNGMLNGKKITPYSLYEIADTKLSSILSSLIQQCQPPQRYYPLEKGIPPPWWPTGKESWWSEIGVGKDQVPDAPPYKKPHDLKKIWKVCVLIAVIKHLSPNLKKIKDTVRRSRTLQDKLTANETSIWAAVIDNEERIAREMYPDFFANETSSQCVDRRGANSKRVEKTSLPHGSAFVERGGEWNQVQPNFNGVDVAPMNNLVENGGNKRKVDELVESTITTKNNEGYTCINPQLQYHNQGVDVNNSSHSNFSIIPPFEVANKRKCEVGNGMRYSSDHYEIYSLQDDMNVRNNHHLPSIIGGSSSNSINNNNNQFHMVDVGAKTHQHVAPLLDQHVQVALPVAANHTGNYSGGGGKEVNSDFMDTHNSGNYSGGGGKEVNSDFMDTHNSCNYSGGGGEVNYDFTDTFNSGNYSGGAGGEVNSDFIDTHNSGNYSRGGGEVNSDFINTYNSGNYSGGRGGGEVNSNLIDMYNSGNYSGGVGGGVDSDLMDMYNSGILPENNTTMNHVVPVGNMTPTPGINQNFEPPIYPASDQENNTIMSDMITPTPGVNPNMQPQIYTSSDSMMATSMPVMNMAQTSGFNQNMQPQMDKNFYGEQEVGNSSYNYEVTNADVEANVPMHGNVSTTTIDDLRAFNSLSDVDAYNNYAFGSSSFEETPSYDFSWFYNKEN from the exons ATGGATCCCAAAGTTGATAAGGGCTTTGTCACTGGCCCTTCAAAGGGAGGAGCCTCAAACAATGCAAAAggaaaaggaaaggaaaaagaagaaggTAGTGAGGAAAAAGATTTAAGTATTGAGGAAGTAGAGGAAATGATATGTAAACATAAAAAGCACTTAAGGATGTTGAAGTACAAAAGAAGACGAGGAGAGTGTAGTAAATCGACCCGTAATTCATTGGATCAATTGGaacaattgaaattgaaattgaatagaAAAACAATGTTTCGTGCACAAGATGGTGTATTAAG atacattttaaaaatgatgGAATCATGTGATGCTCGCGGCTTTGTGTATGGAATCGTACTCAAAGATGGAAAAACAATAAGTGGCTCCTCGGAAAGTTTGAGAGCATGGTGGAAAGAGGAAGTAAGGTTTGATAAAAATGCTTCACTTGCAATTTTAAAGTATGatgaaaaaaatggaaattcatTCGTGAATGGTATGTTGAATGGGAAAAAAATAACACCTTATTCATTGTATGAAATAGCTGATACAAAATTATCTTCGATTTTATCTTCATTAATACAACAATGCCAACCACCGCAGAGGTATTATCCGTTGGAAAAAGGCATTCCACCACCGTGGTGGCCAACGGGAAAAGAGTCGTGGTGGAGTGAAATAGGAGTTGGTAAAGATCAAGTTCCTGACGCCCCTCCTTACAAGAAGCCTCATGATCTGAAAAAGATTTGGAAGGTTTGCGTCTTGATTGCGGTAATTAAACATTTATCGCCTAACTTGAAGAAAATTAAGGATACGGTAAGAAGGTCAAGAACATTGCAAGACAAGCTTACCGCAAATGAAACAAGTATTTGGGCTGCGGTTATTGATAACGAGGAAAGAATTGCTAGAGAAATGTATCCGGATTTTTTCGCAAATGAAACTTCTTCGCAATGTGTTGATCGTCGAGGGGCTAATTCCAAAAGAGTTGAGAAAACTAGTCTTCCTCATGGAAGTGCTTTTGTTGAAAGAGGTGGAGAATGGAACCAAGTTCAACCAAATTTCAATGGTGTTGATGTGGCTCCAATGAACAATCTTGTTGAGAATGGTGGTAATAAGAGAAAAGTTGATGAACTTGTTGAAAGCACAATTACTACAAAAAACAATGAGGGTTATACTTGTATTAATCCTCAACTTCAATACCATAATCAAGGAGTTGATGTTAACAATTCATCACACTCTAACTTTTCTATCATTCCACCTTTTGAGGTTGCTAACAAGAGAAAATGTGAAGTTGGCAATGGTATGAGATATAGTTCTGATCATTATGAGATTTACTCTTTGCAAGATGATATGAATGTAAGAAACAATCACCACCTTCCAAGCATAATAGGAGGAAGCAGCAGCAACAGCATCAATAACAACAATAACCAATTCCATATGGTTGATGTTGGAGCAAAAACTCATCAACATGTTGCACCTCTTCTTGATCAACATGTGCAAGTTGCACTACCCGTTGCTGCAAATCATACAG GTAACTACTCTGGAGGAGGAGGAAAAGAAGTGAATTCTGATTTTATGGATACGCATAATTCAG GTAACTACTCTGGAGGAGGAGGAAAAGAAGTGAATTCTGATTTTATGGATACGCATAATTCAT GTAACTACtctggaggaggaggagaagtGAATTATGATTTTACAGATACGTTTAATTCAG GTAACTACTCTGGAGGAGCAGGAGGAGAAGTGAATTCTGATTTTATCGATACACATAATTCAG GTAACTACTCTAGAGGAGGAGGAGAAGTGAATTCTGATTTTATCAATACATATAATTCAG GTAATTACTCTGGAGGAAGAGGAGGAGGAGAAGTGAATTCTAATTTGATAGATATGTATAATTCAG GTAATTACTCAGGAGGAGTAGGAGGAGGAGTGGATTCTGATTTGATGGATATGTATAATTCAGGAATTCTGCCGGAGAATAATACCACTATGAATCATGTTGTGCCTGTTGGCAACATGACTCCTACTCCTGGTATCAACCAAAACTTTGAGCCTCCAATCTACCCTGCAAGTGATCAAGAGAACAACACCATCATGAGTGACATGATAACTCCAACTCCTGGTGTTAATCCAAACATGCAGCCTCAAATCTACACTTCAAGTGATTCCATGATGGCTACTTCTATGCCAGTTATGAACATGGCTCAAACTTCTGGATTTAACCAAAACATGCAGCCTCAAATGGACAAGAATTTCTATGGTGAACAAGAGGTTGGAAATAGCTCCTATAACTATGAAGTGACTAATGCTGATGTTGAAGCTAATGTTCCAATGCATGGAAATGTGTCAACAACAACCATTGATGATTTGAGGGCATTCAATTCTCTATCTGATGTTGATGCTTACAACAATTATGCATTTGGTTCTTCTTCTTTTGAGGAAACACCAAGTTATGATTTCTCTTGGTTCTACAATAAAGAGAATTAA